In Zingiber officinale cultivar Zhangliang chromosome 6A, Zo_v1.1, whole genome shotgun sequence, a single genomic region encodes these proteins:
- the LOC121993724 gene encoding BOI-related E3 ubiquitin-protein ligase 1-like, protein MAIEAHHPSNLLFSNCGEETTGAPGFFESPSAVIFQEEGGAVGNLNPRKRGREESILNPIAMGVAPVMTNGNVSDFSFLQPNCIASPMFVGVNWPLAKSAGPLTAAGLQLGLGAQQQQFQTPSSFSAGISDELVLHLQQFQKDVDGYVREQGEILRQSITGKWQSHARTLIRAAVSSAQRRLTAKEAERQLAVRRVAELEQRIIQLQDETLSWRTKALVAQSQVSSLQIHLQQAMEVAAVAQERQGESCDPALADDAASAACVDSASPRSASYGSCRACCKKESTATSVVLPCRHLCLCADCSASDSALRCPVCGFVGTGILHIAFT, encoded by the exons ATGGCCATAGAAGCGCACCATCCCTCGAATCTCCTCTTCAGCAACTG CGGCGAGGAGACGACGGGTGCTCCCGGTTTCTTTGAGTCGCCGTCGGCGGTTATCTTCCAGGAAGAAGGTGGAGCAGTAGGAAATTTGAATCcgagaaagagaggaagagaagaatcgATTTTGAATCCAATAGCTATGGGAGTTGCTCCGGTGATGACGAACGGCAATGTTAGTGACTTCTCGTTTCTCCAACCGAATTGCATCGCTTCGCCGATGTTTGTTGGCGTCAATTGGCCACTGGCGAAATCCGCCGGTCCCTTGACCGCCGCCGGCCTTCAACTCGGCTTGGGGGCTCAACAGCAGCAGTTTCAGACACCGAGTTCTTTTTCTGCCGGAATTTCGGATGAACTCGTCCTTCATTTGCAGCAATTCCAGAAAGATGTCGACGGATATGTCCGCGAGCAAGGAGAGATTCTGCGGCAATCTATTACCGGAAAATGGCAGTCTCATGCACGAACTTTGATACGAGCCGCGGTCTCATCCGCACAACGGAGACTGACCGCCAAGGAAGCGGAGAGGCAGCTGGCAGTACGGAGAGTCGCCGAGCTCGAACAGAGGATAATCCAATTGCAAGATGAAACTCTGTCTTGGCGGACTAAGGCCTTAGTCGCCCAATCTCAGGTTTCCTCCCTCCAGATCCATCTTCAACAGGCGATGGAGGTCGCCGCCGTGGCCCAAGAGAGACAAGGAGAGAGCTGCGACCCAGCCCTTGCCGATGACGCTGCATCAGCCGCGTGTGTCGACTCAGCCTCACCGCGGTCGGCGTCCTATGGTTCCTGCCGCGCCTGCTGCAAGAAGGAGTCAACGGCCACCTCGGTAGTGCTCCCTTGTCGCCACCTCTGTCTTTGCGCTGATTGCTCGGCCTCCGACTCCGCACTCCGCTGCCCCGTCTGTGGTTTTG